In the genome of Raphanus sativus cultivar WK10039 chromosome 9, ASM80110v3, whole genome shotgun sequence, the window tgtttacaaaatttatttgcatttacatttttggtataataatatcatacatgtatttattttatataaaataatatattaaaaattacaaaacattaacTATGAAAAGCacataacaaaacaatatatttattttaataaaatttgtattagttagtaatacatgtttaactatattataaaataaataaaaattattttaaattttggtgaatttaatagtatttaatatagcttaaataaaaattataatcgatattttaaaataaaataaatgataaaaatcatttagtgatttcttatttcaaaatataaaatataaaagttatatgatattttatttttataacataaaaatgaTAGTAATAATTTAGTGATTTAttacttgaaaataaaataaaaatattttaattatgttaataatttaaaaatataaataatatagtatatttatgtttagttacaaatttgaacggattaataataataataataattgaattaTACTATTTaatgaaacataataaaaaaaaatatatatatatatatatataatatttggtgTGATGATTAGTGTAACACTATTCACTCTACACCAAATTTAGTGGGATAGTGTTATTTTTAGTGTTTCATTAGAGATAAAACTACATCAAATTTGGTGTTTCCGTGTCCCATTGGAATTGGCATAATGAACTTATAACCCAAAACAGGTTAAAGTAATAATACCTTGTTCAATTCCTCATTTTCTGAACAGTTAATTCCATATATTATATCTCCTAGATAGTGGGACAGATCTTACATTTAAATTTAACATGTcattcaaaaagaaagaaatagatctTACAAGTCTTACTACAACATTTATGAGAGCTCAAATAACactaaaaatggaaaaaaatgaTCATTAAGGAGGATTTAACTACTAAGTTATGCTGTTACTTGCTACTGTACCTATTATTGGGATTAGCCCTAACATGACCCACCATTGAAACCTGAagtgcttcttcttcataagcTCTCTGCTCAATCTCTTCTCTCATCGCTTTCCTCTTCCCTTTCACTAACATCGCCACCACCAATAACCCTAACAGTAACGCCCCAATCACTGACCCAATCACACTCCCCACCGCCACTTTCCACCGGCTCAGTTTCCCACCTCTGCCGTCATTTGCCGTCGGAGAAGATGGCGGCATTATCACCTCACCAGCCCCGGCATTATCTCTAACAACTAGCGCGTAATGCCCTTGTGCTGTTCCCAAGCAAACATAGGCTGAAACTTGCTCTTTAAACGTTATGTTACCGTTACTTGTGAAGCACGCACACAAAAGAGAGGAGTTTGCGCTACTAGGGTCACCACTTGACTTGACGCTCAAGAAATCGATCAGAATAGGATTTTGCTCTGTGCCTATTAAGTTCACTTCATAAGGGTTCACAGCCACACCGTCCGGGTTAGAATTGTAAGCCAATAAACCGAGAACCGGAGTCACAAGCTGGTAATTAAAACCGGTTAAGTTATAACCGGTtgagtaaatagaagaagaccAGTTAAAACCCAAGTTCTGTCTCACCAGAATCACTCTCTCAACACATGGTTGCACACTCAAGCCCGGACCAAAGTGAAACTCTCCTATTCTTGTACCGTGTCTCGTCAAACTCCCGCATCTAAACTTAGCCGTGTCGATATCAATGGATGAGAAATTTGCTGGAAGATGAATTTTCTGGATCGTTCCTGTCTTGACATGTATGTTGAAGTTTCTGATGGTGTAATCTCTGATCATTAGATCAAGGAGATGTGCTGATTGAATCGTCTGAGCTTTTGATTTCTGTAAATGAAAGAAAAGGATGATGAAAATAAGTGGTAGGGAGCCCATGTGAGCAGGATCCAAAAGATTCTGagaaaaatttaagttttttaagGGTTTTGAAGAGAGAAATGGTcaggaagagagagaggaagagattgATTGTGTGTTACTTTCTTGGCATGTGTTATGGGAACAGACATGATCGGTATATagtatatactatttattatttaagacATAATAATGAATAAGCATGACCGATGTTTATAATGCCTCTACAATTTATCCTACTTTTTGCTAGCCTCGTGACTTTACTTAACACTTTGTAGTCTTGTAAGATCATTgctaatattagtttatttgcTACAAGATTCGATTATATTCTTTGATCATTAGAtacatttacaaattttatttgcCCCCCACAGTCTTAAACAAAAGGCTGCCTTTGGCGTCAGAAACTATCCAAAGAGGAGAAGGTTTACTATAATGTTTTACTAAAAATGTCATCTTTCCATAAATACCAAATACAAGTAAACATGAAGAAGATTTTAAATCCGATCTGGACGGTACAAAAAGATTTATGTTGTCAACATCTAAACCCCCTGATTTAAATCTGGACAAAAGGATACAACACCTTCTACTACACAACAAACCATTAAATAAAGAGCATAAGTTAGTAATATATAGATTAAGAAATTGAcaaaggaaattttttttttttttttttataatccggAGGTTCCCCACTTACGCGGGTCATTCCCCCGGGCTCGGTCAGACAGCGGTCCACTTCACCCGGGAGGGTTATACCTGGGCTGAGGATAAGGCCCAACACCCAGTACCGCATTTGGTGACAGAGAAGAGGTAGTTCCCCTCCAAGTGGTTCGAATCAAGGAGTATGACCATTGGCCCCTAAGGCTCTTACCACTTGTGGTACCTCATCCCGTCAACAAAGGAAAATTTACATGGGTCAAGTATTACTTTAGATCTTAATGAAATCATGTGGAGCAGTGGAAGTTAAGTCTAACGGTGAGAAAAAAATGGgtgaatgatgatgatggggGGCAtgagaagatgatgataatcattgctcttttctcttattAAAAAGACATAGATTGGCATGCTATAATGTTCGTATGACTTTCTTTTGTGTATTGTCTCAAAAGAATAACAATTCTCCAACTTATATTACATATTCTTCACCGTGATCTTTCATCTTATCAACAATAGAAATCATACTTGAATGAACTATAGAAATACAACAATTCTTAAGTCTTGGACCAGCCTTGACTATTAGAGCATCAGCAACGGCATAACTCTCAGACTCAGATGACCCAGGTAagtgtttatattattttattatttttaatttttgttcagttaagaaaaacaaaaagcaaaaagcTAATCACGTGGAACCCGCGCACAGTAATGTAACGAATTTATCGAAAGATTGATCCTTCGCTAAGGACTAAAATGGCACGTATTCTAAAATTATACGAGTCCCATAGATTATTATAATGACTTTAATACTAaggattttgttaaaaatgagCGTTGTGGGTGGTCTTAACACCTACACCATCATATCTGATAACATAATTCTACTAGGACTAGTTAGAAATATATTCACAAAACTATAACATAATATAGTTTTTGTGCTATTTTcccgatttttttttatctttttctagTCAGACCGAAATCCCCCAAAGATATAATCATATGGTGTTTTTTTCTCTGATTACGCACTTACAACACACATGACACAACAGAAGCCAGAGAGAGTTAAAACACAAAGATCTGAAGTTTGCACAAAACAGCACATAGAACAAACTCTTTTGCAAAAGCGCTTTCAGTTTCTCTCTGACACGCTTCCCTATGCAGTCCCGTTGGGCCCTTCCCGGCCGCTCTTCCGCCGCGCAACCACCGTCTTCAGCCTCCGAAGATGCTCACCTACCCCTTCCATTTCCCCCTGACCCTCCTGATCCCATCCCTCCTTTTTCCCCTCACCTCTTCCCGCCTCTCGACTCTACTCCCCCCCCTACTCGCTCTGAATGTCGCAGAAATCTCTTAACTTCTTCTCCGACTAATTCAGTTATGACTAATGCCCAAAGCTCCCCTTCAACTTCAGTAATGCCAGGGGCTTCTCCTACTACTCAGTTTGGTTCTCTAGCTGAGATCAATGCCCAAATTACTGTTCCTGCTACAGGAAACCCTAACCCAACTTTTGTTTCAGCCTCAACAACTTCCTTATCTGCTCTGCAAGATGAGACTGTCCACCCATCTCCCGCGTCCATCCACCCTCAATTCATAACCATTCAACCTAACCATAACTCTCCTTTGATTTCCAATCGAGCTTCTGGAAATCCGATTTCCCTAACCCCTTCTCCGCCAGCTCTTCCTGCAAATCCCATTCCCCTACCTTCTACTACGCAAGCCCTACCCTCTCCCTCCCAACCACCACTACCTCCCAAAACCATAGAACCGTCACTAGTTGAATCTCTCCGTCTGAGGGGAGATAAGTCTCTTCAACGACTTGCACCTGTGACGATCTCTGAAACAGGTCGTCCCCGTGTGCTTATTCCAGACTCCGTTTTTGAAAAAGGTGCTGAACTTCACAGAGACTTCATCATCTGTTACTTCAATGGGCGCCCTCCACCTTTCAAGCAAATTCAAAACGTTCTTAGTCACATGTGGGGCAAGGGCAAGAAGCTTGAGATGCATAACAACCCTCTCCAGCGCTCTGTCCTAGTTAGAATTGGCAGTGATTACCTCAGACAAAAAATcctggaaaaaaatatttggtatgTTGGGGACTCGATGTTCCATACTGCTCAATGGTCTACTGCCCATTCTTCAAAAACCCCTCCACTCAACTCGATCAAGATCTGGGCTCACCTGACCGGAGTTCCTCTTGACCTGCGATACAAACAAGGCCTCAGTCTTGTTGCTGGAATGATTGGAGATCCTAAAGAAACAGATGATTTCACCTTAAATCTAGTAAGCCTAACCTTATCTCATGTAAAGGTTGAGGTGGATCTCACTGTGCCTCTTCCGAAAGTAGTTGAGTTTGAAAGGCAGAGTGGCGAAGTCGTGGAGGTACTAGTGGATTATCCTTGGCTGCCCCCGAAGTGTTCCCACTGCCAAGAGCTCGGTCATGTCATTAGGAACTGTCTACTTTACTCTCCTCCTAAGGATCCTCAGCCGCCGATGGAAAAAGTGCCTGTTgacaaatcaaagaaaaaacactCAGCATCGGTGCAAAAGACTCCTGCTAATGTGGCAAAAACTAAGCAGTATGTTGCTAAAAAGCCCCCTCCTCCCACTATTAACCCTCATCCCCCCTCCCTTCACTCTTCCTCCCTTCCCTCCAGCCCTTCAGCCTTCAAAACCCCTTCCTTTACTAACTCCCTCTCTATTATAAAGCCCCCAATCTCCACTGAAAGTCCTTCTGACAAGCCA includes:
- the LOC108826047 gene encoding uncharacterized protein LOC108826047 yields the protein MGSLPLIFIILFFHLQKSKAQTIQSAHLLDLMIRDYTIRNFNIHVKTGTIQKIHLPANFSSIDIDTAKFRCGSLTRHGTRIGEFHFGPGLSVQPCVERVILVRQNLGFNWSSSIYSTGYNLTGFNYQLVTPVLGLLAYNSNPDGVAVNPYEVNLIGTEQNPILIDFLSVKSSGDPSSANSSLLCACFTSNGNITFKEQVSAYVCLGTAQGHYALVVRDNAGAGEVIMPPSSPTANDGRGGKLSRWKVAVGSVIGSVIGALLLGLLVVAMLVKGKRKAMREEIEQRAYEEEALQVSMVGHVRANPNNRYSSK